One segment of Peromyscus leucopus breed LL Stock chromosome 5, UCI_PerLeu_2.1, whole genome shotgun sequence DNA contains the following:
- the LOC114701749 gene encoding prolactin-3D1-like, protein MPLALTLPSSAGVCMLLMVSNLLLWEHVASKPSGFVSTEDLYYRGVDQSHATYFLAADLYHEFDLKYFNSSWIKYRTLSPCHTASIHTPQSREEAHETKTEDLLKTMINISHAWEEPLKHLISAVSNLPGASDKMLKRANAVRNRTRVLQEGMKIILSRSQKKVEKDPYPAWSGLADLQSPDEDTRLFNLYNLVRCLRRDTHKIDAYFKLLRCREVFKNECFTE, encoded by the exons ATGCCGCTTGCTTTGACTTTACCAAGCTCTG CAGGGGTATGTATGTTGCTGATGGTGTCAAATCTGCTCCTTTGGGAGCATGTGGCCTCCAAACCAAGTGGCTTTGTGTCCACTGAAGACCTGTATTATCGAGGGGTTGATCAGTCTCATGCCACATATTTTCTGGCTGCAGATTTATACCAtgaattt GACCTGAAATATTTCAATAGCAGTTGGATCAAGTACAGGACGCTCAGCCCATGCCACACTGCTTCCATCCATACTCCACAATCTCGAGAGGAAGCCCATGAAACAAAA ACTGAAGACCTTCTCAAAACAATGATCAATATTTCCCATGCCTGGGAAGAACCGCTGAAACACCTGATTTCTGCAGTGTCCAACCTCCCTGGAGCTTCTGATAAAATGCTTAAAAGAGCCAATGCTGTGAGGAACAGAACCCGTGTGCTTCAGGAAGGAATGAAGATCATACTTAGCAGG AGCCAGAAGAAAGTTGAAAAAGATCCCTACCCTGCCTGGTCTGGACTGGCAGACTTGCAGTCACCTGATGAAGACACACGCCTTTTTAACCTTTATAACCTGGTCCGCTGCCTGAGAAGGGATACTCATAAGATCGACGCTTATTTTAAGTTGCTGAGATGCCGAGAGGTCTTTAAAAATGAGTGTTTTACTGAATGA